Proteins encoded by one window of Nitrincola iocasae:
- a CDS encoding MATE family efflux transporter, which translates to MNTSLSPSYFAIKKAEIKTLILLAWPIMIAQLAQNTMGFVDTLMSARAGSEDLAAIALGTSLWIPIYLAFSGILMAITPLVAHLVGGRKDNETPQIFHQGVWVALLLGLMSLWLLQSTQPLLSLLSLEPSLEDKTRGYLEAISWGFPALMVYQNIRGFSEGYGKTSAIMKIALLALLCNIPLNYILIFGKFGLPELGGVGCGWASAIVMWVMLSAGVIYTRRSQQFSQLPLWHPWHRPHLKTIAQFLRLGMPIGIALLIEASMFSVIALLLAPYGEVVLAAHQITLSYTGMIFMVPLSIAMALTIRVGQLKGAGNQAQARLAAFTGIQFTLVVALVTTLLTMLLASQIARLYTPDTEIATLAILLLTIAALFQFSDALQVSAAGALRGYKDTFIPLLLVFVSFWLIGLPAGYLLGLTDWLVPAMGAAGFWYGLLIGLSAGAVMLMTRLNRVSRHVETT; encoded by the coding sequence ATGAACACATCTCTTAGCCCCTCTTATTTCGCCATCAAAAAAGCCGAAATAAAAACCCTGATATTGCTGGCCTGGCCAATTATGATTGCGCAACTGGCTCAAAATACCATGGGTTTTGTTGATACTCTCATGTCCGCCCGTGCTGGCAGTGAAGACCTGGCCGCCATCGCACTGGGTACCAGCCTATGGATACCTATTTACCTGGCATTTTCTGGTATTTTAATGGCGATTACACCTTTGGTTGCCCATTTAGTTGGTGGCAGAAAGGATAACGAAACACCGCAAATATTTCATCAAGGTGTCTGGGTAGCCCTGTTACTCGGCCTAATGTCCCTCTGGCTGTTGCAGAGTACGCAACCCCTGTTGTCGCTACTGTCATTAGAACCATCACTGGAAGATAAAACCCGGGGATATCTTGAAGCAATATCCTGGGGCTTTCCAGCCTTGATGGTTTATCAGAACATTCGTGGTTTTAGTGAGGGCTATGGCAAAACCAGCGCTATTATGAAAATTGCTTTACTGGCATTGCTCTGTAACATTCCCCTGAACTATATATTGATTTTTGGTAAGTTCGGGTTACCTGAACTCGGGGGTGTGGGTTGCGGCTGGGCCAGCGCCATTGTAATGTGGGTCATGTTGAGTGCCGGGGTTATTTATACCCGACGTAGCCAGCAATTCAGCCAACTGCCCTTGTGGCATCCATGGCACAGACCTCACCTGAAAACCATAGCGCAATTTTTGCGTCTGGGTATGCCTATCGGCATTGCTCTGCTTATCGAAGCCAGTATGTTCAGTGTGATTGCGCTGCTACTGGCCCCTTATGGTGAAGTGGTATTAGCCGCACATCAGATTACCCTTAGCTATACCGGCATGATCTTCATGGTTCCATTAAGTATCGCCATGGCTCTGACAATTCGTGTAGGTCAACTTAAAGGAGCCGGAAATCAGGCCCAGGCACGCCTGGCTGCTTTTACCGGCATTCAATTCACCTTGGTCGTTGCGCTTGTTACCACCCTGCTGACGATGCTGCTAGCCTCACAGATCGCAAGGCTCTATACACCTGACACAGAGATTGCGACACTGGCTATCCTATTGTTAACCATCGCGGCGCTGTTCCAGTTTTCCGATGCACTTCAGGTCAGTGCTGCAGGCGCGCTAAGGGGCTATAAAGATACGTTCATTCCTTTATTACTGGTATTTGTATCCTTCTGGCTGATCGGCCTGCCTGCTGGCTACCTTTTAGGGCTGACTGACTGGCTGGTTCCGGCGATGGGAGCTGCAGGCTTCTGGTATGGACTACTGATCGGACTGAGCGCAGGGGCCGTAATGCTGATGACACGCCTGAATAGAGTATCACGACATGTGGAGACCACTTAG
- a CDS encoding DUF3080 family protein has product MWRPLSLLLLLSLLYGCSQTDAETMLQDYTRRVSNALDEPIEFAPGNSPFPVLPPRRERLLPVEDLREGLIEVLQLRHCDLLPLIAERNSNLGRVMPPSQKLKYELRFLPAVKACEQDLTRRVTTEASLLPLLHKVRQILSHKQQMLPRTIWNSIYTSEEMEQQFSRSVEPLPLEARGLINQARNTLDAFVLISHLATTDATWPDMHFIDEMETHYEQLYRLQSGQQWLRSVFLLSYTMEQVAQGIEARLERRPICFNQQPNNRSVIIQNVFRNYYAGEFQPYLALTDQYGQYWQASHQSILQHLPLPASSEAYFSQLFDSEMAGSVLHRFDQARKKHTEAWQTLLTHCGLSVGQTL; this is encoded by the coding sequence ATGTGGAGACCACTTAGCCTGCTACTGCTACTCAGCCTGCTTTATGGTTGCAGCCAAACTGATGCGGAAACAATGCTGCAGGATTATACCCGCCGGGTTAGCAATGCACTGGATGAACCGATTGAGTTTGCACCCGGCAACTCACCTTTTCCAGTACTGCCACCACGCAGAGAACGTCTACTACCTGTTGAAGACCTGCGCGAAGGCCTGATTGAAGTTTTGCAGCTGCGTCACTGCGACCTGCTGCCCTTGATTGCTGAGCGCAATAGCAATCTTGGCCGCGTTATGCCACCCTCCCAGAAACTGAAGTATGAGCTACGCTTTTTACCTGCGGTGAAGGCCTGCGAGCAAGACTTGACCCGCCGCGTTACAACAGAGGCGTCTCTGCTACCCTTGCTACACAAAGTACGACAAATTCTGTCACATAAACAGCAAATGCTTCCTCGGACAATCTGGAACAGCATTTATACCAGCGAAGAGATGGAACAGCAGTTTTCTCGTTCAGTTGAGCCTTTACCTTTAGAGGCTCGAGGCCTGATCAATCAGGCCAGAAATACATTGGATGCCTTTGTTCTGATCAGCCATCTGGCCACAACGGACGCCACCTGGCCTGACATGCATTTTATCGACGAGATGGAAACTCATTACGAGCAACTCTACCGCCTGCAGTCAGGTCAGCAGTGGCTGCGCAGTGTATTTCTACTCAGTTACACGATGGAACAGGTCGCTCAAGGCATAGAAGCACGTCTGGAAAGACGTCCGATCTGCTTCAATCAGCAGCCCAACAACCGCTCGGTCATTATTCAAAATGTATTCAGAAATTATTATGCGGGAGAGTTTCAGCCTTATCTGGCACTGACAGATCAGTATGGCCAGTACTGGCAAGCCAGTCATCAGTCCATTCTGCAACACTTACCCTTGCCAGCCAGTTCTGAGGCTTATTTTTCGCAACTGTTTGATAGTGAGATGGCAGGCAGCGTTCTACACAGATTTGATCAGGCAAGGAAAAAGCATACTGAAGCCTGGCAGACACTGCTCACACATTGCGGGCTCAGTGTCGGCCAGACCTTATGA
- a CDS encoding transglycosylase SLT domain-containing protein, with protein sequence MNLLKPLTLFASCMLFSASLLASNHPESQRELYLDTLEAARSGQASQVNQALSALHDYPLVPYIHYEQAIQQLKILTPDDAEALLLKLDGTPLYQRFLKTWSVHLGEQAQWPDFFHYYARIRSPGAQLQCLATRGELALQNTEQAYTDGRRLWLTGNSQHNACDPLFDQLIQAGSIDSDAGLERVLLALEAGNTSIAHYAERFITTPAAQQHLALIWQIFNQPEALAADPALLNGSTPDAIRLALLATNRLASNDLRLALLTFSEQAQRLQIPIDDQAKLINRLGVLYAKRFHPDAASLLARIDPDYSFPELTEWRIRLALTEQDWPATRQLITRLPDEIRQQGRWLYWRLVADLQQGQSPDPLLLEQLTAERSYYGFKAAELTRRPFALNDKPAKFNQEQLLQITELAPMQRIHELYRLEQIREATQEWNLMLATLSPEQIHAASHVIQNWGWYFQGIRGAIISDNWDDLALRFPAPYRDLFDKASQEFAIEPSWALSVTRQESAFLEVARSGAGARGLMQLMPATARETARRAEIPLIDLGRLNDADVNVRLGSAYLAQMQSQFEGNRVHATAAYNAGPGRVRQWLSARGHLPLDIWIETIPFDETRSYVLNVLAFGVIYNTMAGKPARVFSEQERSMLAWSTSR encoded by the coding sequence GTGAATCTGCTTAAACCGTTAACTCTTTTTGCCTCATGCATGCTGTTCTCAGCCTCGCTACTGGCAAGTAATCATCCGGAGTCCCAGCGTGAGCTGTATCTGGACACATTGGAGGCGGCGCGATCAGGTCAGGCATCACAGGTCAACCAGGCATTATCCGCACTGCATGACTATCCGTTAGTGCCCTATATTCATTACGAACAAGCTATACAGCAACTCAAGATACTGACGCCAGACGATGCAGAAGCACTGCTGTTAAAACTTGACGGCACCCCACTTTACCAACGTTTTTTAAAAACCTGGTCAGTACATCTGGGTGAACAGGCACAATGGCCGGATTTTTTCCATTATTATGCCCGTATCCGCTCCCCAGGTGCGCAGTTACAATGCCTGGCCACTCGCGGTGAATTGGCACTACAAAATACCGAGCAAGCCTATACAGATGGACGTCGCCTGTGGCTAACCGGCAACTCTCAACACAATGCCTGTGATCCCTTGTTTGATCAGCTAATTCAAGCTGGATCAATTGATTCTGACGCGGGACTGGAACGGGTATTGTTGGCACTGGAAGCGGGTAACACCAGCATTGCACACTATGCTGAACGCTTCATTACTACACCGGCAGCACAACAACATTTGGCTTTAATCTGGCAGATTTTTAACCAACCGGAAGCCCTCGCCGCTGACCCAGCCTTACTGAATGGCAGCACCCCGGATGCCATACGCCTGGCACTGCTTGCCACCAACCGCTTAGCCAGCAATGATCTGCGACTTGCCTTGCTGACGTTCAGTGAGCAAGCGCAGCGTCTGCAAATACCCATTGACGATCAGGCCAAATTAATCAACCGCCTGGGTGTACTTTACGCCAAACGCTTTCACCCAGATGCAGCAAGCCTGCTGGCCAGGATCGACCCCGACTACTCTTTTCCTGAACTCACTGAATGGCGTATCCGGCTTGCCCTCACTGAACAGGACTGGCCAGCTACCCGGCAACTAATTACACGCCTGCCTGATGAAATTCGTCAGCAGGGACGCTGGCTGTACTGGAGACTTGTTGCCGATCTGCAACAAGGCCAGTCACCTGACCCACTGTTATTGGAGCAACTCACCGCAGAGCGAAGCTATTACGGATTCAAAGCCGCCGAACTGACTCGGCGCCCTTTTGCTCTGAATGACAAGCCAGCCAAATTCAACCAGGAACAATTGCTTCAGATCACTGAACTTGCACCCATGCAGCGTATTCACGAGCTTTATCGCCTGGAGCAAATACGCGAAGCTACCCAGGAATGGAACCTGATGCTAGCCACCTTATCACCCGAACAAATCCATGCGGCCTCCCATGTAATCCAGAACTGGGGCTGGTATTTCCAAGGCATTCGCGGTGCGATTATCAGCGATAATTGGGATGATCTGGCATTGCGTTTCCCCGCCCCTTATCGGGATTTGTTTGACAAAGCCTCACAAGAGTTCGCTATTGAGCCTTCCTGGGCTTTGTCGGTTACCCGTCAGGAAAGCGCCTTTCTGGAAGTGGCCCGATCAGGTGCAGGTGCCCGGGGACTGATGCAACTCATGCCAGCCACTGCCAGAGAAACGGCTCGACGAGCCGAGATTCCGTTAATAGACCTGGGTCGACTTAACGATGCGGATGTCAATGTGCGCCTGGGCTCAGCCTACCTAGCGCAAATGCAATCGCAATTCGAAGGTAATCGGGTTCATGCAACAGCGGCTTACAACGCTGGCCCCGGACGCGTCAGACAATGGCTGTCTGCCCGCGGCCACCTGCCGCTGGATATCTGGATAGAGACCATTCCTTTTGATGAAACCCGTAGCTATGTGCTGAACGTCCTCGCTTTTGGTGTCATCTATAATACTATGGCGGGGAAACCAGCACGCGTTTTCAGTGAGCAAGAACGCTCAATGCTCGCCTGGAGCACATCGCGCTGA
- a CDS encoding ATP-binding cassette domain-containing protein: MALIRIDALSLAFGNRVLLDNAALQIEAGERIALVGLNGAGKSTLLKLISGEIHPDNGTLWRAPGARIAQLPQSLPAADERLIRDVISAGLADVVAMREAYETLAQRPDDAAMRQLEQLQQQIEAVDGWDLERKVERVMTRLGLNPDQTMAELSGGWRRRAALGAALVQEPDLLLLDEPTNHLDIEAIEWMEQMLLDFKGGLLFISHDRALVEHLSTAIVELDRGILTKFPGNYSRFLEQKEALLEEEARHQAEFDKKLAQEERWIRQGIKARRTRNEGRVRALEQLRRERSQRRDRQGKASFSLDDAEKSGKLVAELENVSHGYGDKRLINNLSLKVQRGDRIGLIGPNGAGKSTLLRILLGQLQPDAGQVRIGTKMEVAYFDQMRDTLDLEKTVIDNVSGGRESVDVQGRSRHIISYLSDFLFSAERARTPIKALSGGECNRVLLARLFSKPANMLVLDEPTNDLDVETLELLEEILMDFNGTVLLVSHDRSFLDNVVTSSLVFEGKGQVKEYVGGYNDWLRQRQPTTAVVAPKVATVETNPSSVKQGGVVKKTVARKLSYKLQRELDALPAELENAEAALETIQQTIADPDFYSRDNAEVTETLGALQQQEARVEVLMERWLELEALQEES, encoded by the coding sequence ATGGCACTGATCAGAATAGATGCATTATCCCTGGCGTTCGGTAACCGCGTATTGCTGGATAATGCCGCGTTACAAATTGAAGCCGGTGAACGAATTGCGCTGGTGGGTTTGAATGGCGCGGGAAAATCAACCCTGCTGAAACTGATCAGTGGCGAAATACACCCGGATAACGGCACGCTGTGGCGCGCACCTGGCGCCCGAATCGCGCAATTACCTCAGTCGCTTCCGGCGGCGGACGAGCGCTTGATTCGTGATGTGATCAGTGCGGGCCTGGCTGATGTCGTCGCAATGCGAGAGGCCTATGAAACCCTGGCGCAGCGGCCGGATGATGCGGCTATGCGTCAATTGGAACAGCTACAGCAGCAGATAGAAGCGGTGGATGGCTGGGACCTGGAACGCAAGGTGGAGCGCGTCATGACGCGTTTGGGCTTGAATCCGGATCAAACCATGGCTGAGCTCTCAGGTGGCTGGCGACGACGTGCGGCGCTAGGTGCTGCGCTGGTTCAAGAGCCGGATTTGCTGTTGCTGGATGAGCCTACCAACCATCTGGATATCGAGGCTATTGAATGGATGGAGCAGATGCTGCTGGATTTCAAAGGCGGGTTGCTGTTTATTTCGCATGACCGGGCATTGGTTGAGCATCTGTCCACAGCAATCGTAGAGCTGGATCGCGGTATTTTGACCAAGTTTCCGGGTAATTACAGCCGTTTTCTGGAGCAGAAAGAGGCATTGCTGGAAGAGGAAGCCCGTCATCAGGCGGAGTTTGACAAGAAACTGGCTCAGGAAGAGCGTTGGATTCGCCAGGGTATCAAGGCACGTCGTACCCGTAATGAAGGGCGCGTGCGTGCTCTGGAACAGCTTCGCCGGGAACGCTCCCAGCGTCGTGATCGTCAAGGTAAGGCCAGCTTTTCGCTGGATGATGCCGAAAAATCCGGTAAGTTGGTGGCTGAGCTGGAAAATGTTTCGCATGGCTATGGCGATAAGCGCTTAATTAATAATCTAAGCCTGAAAGTTCAACGTGGTGACCGTATTGGGCTGATCGGCCCGAATGGTGCCGGTAAAAGTACGCTGTTACGCATCCTGCTGGGTCAGTTGCAGCCTGATGCCGGTCAGGTGCGTATCGGCACCAAAATGGAAGTGGCCTACTTTGATCAGATGCGCGATACGCTGGATCTGGAAAAAACTGTGATTGATAATGTGTCGGGCGGACGTGAAAGCGTCGATGTACAGGGGCGCTCTCGACACATAATCAGCTATTTATCCGATTTTCTGTTTAGTGCTGAACGAGCCCGTACACCGATCAAAGCGCTATCTGGTGGTGAATGTAATCGCGTATTGCTGGCTCGATTATTCAGTAAGCCGGCGAATATGCTGGTATTAGATGAGCCCACTAATGACCTGGATGTTGAAACTCTGGAGTTACTTGAAGAAATACTGATGGACTTCAATGGCACCGTGCTGCTGGTCAGCCATGACCGTTCGTTTCTGGATAATGTGGTTACCAGCTCTTTGGTATTTGAGGGCAAGGGCCAGGTTAAAGAATATGTGGGTGGCTACAACGATTGGTTGCGTCAGCGTCAGCCAACGACAGCCGTGGTCGCACCTAAAGTAGCAACAGTTGAAACCAATCCCTCGTCAGTCAAGCAAGGTGGTGTTGTCAAGAAAACCGTGGCTCGTAAGCTCAGTTACAAGCTGCAACGCGAGCTGGATGCCTTGCCAGCTGAACTAGAGAATGCAGAAGCGGCATTGGAAACCATTCAACAGACTATTGCTGATCCGGATTTTTACAGCCGTGATAATGCCGAAGTCACCGAAACATTAGGCGCATTGCAGCAGCAGGAAGCCCGCGTTGAGGTGTTAATGGAGCGCTGGCTGGAATTGGAAGCGCTCCAAGAGGAAAGCTAG
- a CDS encoding PHA/PHB synthase family protein yields the protein MDKKDSFTNDPQEFINHVSEETSKLLEMYSATGGDDIFRQFTTSWTELATRSLEDPTVWIKAIADYQQAQLNLWQNIWSGSSEQVAKPSAGDRRFQNEEWSKNPIFDYIKQSYLLSSKMLTEMAANANLSEKEQKKLEFYTQQYVDALSPTNFAMTNPEVLNQALETNGQSLIEGLKNLLSDIDKGHITMTDENAFVLGENLATTEGAVVFQNDLFQLLHYKPEVEQVFEKPLLIVPPSINKFYILDLQPHNSYVKYCVEQGYNVFLVAWVNPTKEMSTLSWDDYVERGVLKAIEVTKDIAESDKVNAVAWCVGGTLMATALAVMANRKDTSVTSATFLTTLTDFRDPGDMKVFIDEYQVKTLEEKVNKEGILHGRELSTSFNMLRSNDLIWSYVVNNYLKGQTPPPFDILFWNSDPTNLPARMYTFYLNKMYLENKLVEPNGLTICGEAIDLGKIKTPCYFFSAIEDHIAPWKSTFSATETFKGPLEFVLGASGHVAGVINPASKNRRHYWIKGETGKGPDHWLETAEKQEGSWWPHWSEWLKRRAGKKVDAPKDYGNATHKPIEAAPGSYVKVRLD from the coding sequence ATGGATAAAAAAGACAGCTTTACCAACGACCCGCAAGAGTTTATCAACCACGTCAGTGAAGAAACCTCCAAGCTTCTGGAGATGTATTCAGCTACTGGGGGAGATGACATCTTTCGTCAGTTCACCACGTCCTGGACGGAACTGGCTACCCGTTCGCTGGAAGACCCTACTGTCTGGATCAAAGCGATTGCAGATTACCAGCAAGCGCAACTCAATTTGTGGCAAAACATCTGGAGCGGCAGTAGCGAACAAGTCGCTAAACCTTCAGCTGGTGATCGCCGCTTCCAAAACGAAGAATGGTCGAAAAATCCGATTTTCGACTACATCAAACAATCTTACCTGTTGTCGTCAAAAATGCTGACAGAAATGGCAGCCAATGCCAACCTGTCTGAGAAAGAGCAGAAAAAGCTGGAATTTTATACGCAACAATATGTTGATGCGCTATCACCCACCAACTTTGCTATGACCAATCCGGAAGTCCTGAATCAGGCTCTGGAAACAAACGGCCAAAGCCTGATCGAAGGTTTAAAAAACCTGCTGTCCGATATTGATAAAGGTCATATCACCATGACCGATGAAAATGCCTTCGTGCTGGGCGAGAATCTGGCTACCACTGAAGGTGCTGTGGTATTTCAGAACGATCTTTTCCAGTTACTGCATTACAAACCTGAAGTCGAACAGGTTTTTGAGAAACCGTTATTGATAGTACCACCCAGTATCAATAAGTTTTATATCCTGGATCTGCAACCACACAACTCTTACGTCAAATATTGTGTTGAGCAGGGCTACAATGTCTTTCTGGTTGCCTGGGTCAATCCGACTAAAGAGATGAGCACTCTCAGTTGGGATGACTATGTAGAACGCGGTGTATTAAAAGCTATTGAGGTTACCAAAGACATTGCAGAGTCCGATAAGGTCAATGCCGTTGCCTGGTGTGTTGGCGGTACACTGATGGCCACCGCTCTAGCAGTGATGGCAAATCGCAAGGACACCAGCGTGACCTCGGCGACTTTCCTGACGACGCTGACCGACTTCCGCGATCCCGGTGATATGAAAGTCTTTATTGACGAATACCAGGTCAAGACACTGGAAGAGAAGGTCAACAAAGAAGGCATACTGCATGGACGTGAACTGTCCACATCGTTCAACATGCTGCGCTCAAATGACCTGATCTGGTCCTATGTGGTGAACAACTACCTGAAGGGACAGACCCCCCCACCCTTCGATATTTTGTTCTGGAACAGCGATCCAACTAACCTGCCAGCCAGAATGTACACTTTCTACCTAAATAAAATGTATCTGGAAAATAAACTGGTTGAACCTAATGGCTTAACCATTTGTGGTGAAGCTATAGATCTGGGCAAGATAAAAACACCCTGCTATTTCTTCTCTGCCATTGAAGATCATATCGCGCCCTGGAAAAGCACTTTTTCAGCTACGGAAACCTTCAAAGGACCGCTGGAATTTGTACTGGGTGCCAGCGGACATGTTGCCGGTGTTATCAACCCGGCATCAAAAAACCGTCGCCACTACTGGATTAAGGGTGAAACTGGCAAAGGACCTGATCACTGGTTGGAAACAGCTGAGAAGCAGGAAGGGTCCTGGTGGCCACATTGGTCTGAATGGTTGAAACGACGTGCTGGTAAAAAAGTTGATGCACCCAAGGATTACGGCAACGCTACACACAAACCGATTGAAGCTGCCCCGGGTAGTTATGTTAAAGTTCGTCTGGACTGA
- the tusA gene encoding sulfurtransferase TusA — MNQPVSDMTLDTSGLLCPEPVMLLHKKVRELTPGQVLFVKATDPSTQRDIPRFCAFLGYELIEQLQQEDGYEYYIRKGAE, encoded by the coding sequence ATGAACCAACCTGTATCAGACATGACACTGGATACTTCTGGGTTACTATGTCCGGAACCTGTGATGTTGCTGCACAAAAAAGTTCGAGAGCTGACGCCCGGGCAGGTGTTGTTTGTTAAAGCAACTGACCCGTCTACTCAGCGTGATATTCCCCGGTTCTGTGCCTTTCTGGGGTATGAGTTGATTGAGCAGCTTCAGCAGGAAGATGGTTATGAGTACTATATTCGAAAAGGTGCTGAGTGA
- the rlmM gene encoding 23S rRNA (cytidine(2498)-2'-O)-methyltransferase RlmM — protein sequence MSFTSILLQCRAGFESECAAEFSEQALGAGHTGYVRFERNAGYVRFMLQTDALALLQQVSFRSLVFTRQWCACLEPFDQLPATDRLSVLLGPVATLPACAELLAEVPDTTEGRELLPFAGKLSSAMAQTLRQQAIMLPRKARTDWRMHLFALSGRHLLMGVSPVNNGTKLAMGIRRLKFPAQAPSRSTLKLEEAWHWFVPRHQWGERLGGGKTAVDLGAAPGGWTWQLVQQGMFVTAVDNGPMSEDLMDSGQVVHSREDAFYYQPPKPVDWMVCDVADKPARVTARMLEWALRGWCREMIFNLKLPMKKRHLEVQQCLDMIRTGLEQADISYSLSARHLYHDREEVTCYLDLRR from the coding sequence ATGTCATTTACATCCATTTTATTGCAGTGTCGAGCCGGATTTGAATCAGAATGCGCGGCTGAATTCTCTGAACAAGCTCTTGGGGCAGGGCATACGGGTTATGTTCGCTTTGAACGGAATGCAGGATATGTACGCTTTATGTTGCAAACTGACGCGCTTGCACTGTTGCAACAAGTATCGTTTCGGTCTTTGGTGTTTACGCGTCAATGGTGTGCTTGTCTGGAGCCCTTTGATCAGTTGCCAGCAACCGACAGACTGAGTGTGTTGCTTGGACCGGTGGCAACCCTGCCTGCCTGTGCGGAGTTACTGGCCGAAGTGCCGGATACTACTGAAGGTCGGGAGTTACTTCCCTTTGCCGGAAAACTCAGCTCAGCGATGGCGCAGACGCTGCGTCAACAGGCTATTATGTTGCCGCGTAAAGCGCGCACCGATTGGCGGATGCATCTGTTTGCGTTATCTGGCCGTCATCTGCTGATGGGTGTCAGTCCGGTGAACAATGGAACTAAATTGGCTATGGGTATACGACGGCTGAAATTTCCGGCACAAGCACCGAGCCGCTCAACCCTGAAGCTTGAAGAAGCCTGGCACTGGTTTGTTCCTCGTCACCAGTGGGGCGAACGCCTGGGTGGCGGTAAAACTGCCGTGGATCTGGGTGCCGCACCTGGTGGCTGGACCTGGCAACTGGTGCAGCAAGGCATGTTCGTGACAGCGGTAGATAACGGTCCTATGTCTGAAGATTTGATGGATTCAGGCCAGGTTGTCCATAGCCGGGAAGATGCATTTTATTATCAGCCGCCAAAACCGGTTGACTGGATGGTGTGTGATGTCGCGGATAAACCGGCACGTGTTACGGCCAGAATGCTGGAGTGGGCACTGCGAGGCTGGTGTCGTGAGATGATTTTTAATCTGAAATTGCCGATGAAAAAGCGTCACCTGGAGGTGCAGCAATGTCTGGATATGATCCGTACGGGTCTGGAACAGGCTGATATTTCCTATAGTCTCTCGGCGCGACATCTGTATCATGATCGGGAAGAGGTGACCTGTTATCTGGATTTACGGCGGTAA
- a CDS encoding ProQ/FINO family protein translates to MSTIFEKVLSEAEQAALRTEKLLRECEQILEQAEYKRQRVESKKVSDSVNSENSGSAVAGGKRNKNRAANMAAVQLLMDAYPEVFSRDKVRPLKIGIQEDLVADDKVSRTKIKRALASYVRSPQYLRSFQEGAERIGLDGQPAGTVTAEEAGHAKGKLQAMQDARRERIKEQAREAKQKEKEERLSSKLDQLLTLNNRN, encoded by the coding sequence ATGAGTACTATATTCGAAAAGGTGCTGAGTGAGGCAGAGCAGGCCGCCCTCCGCACGGAGAAGTTACTGCGTGAATGTGAACAGATTCTTGAGCAGGCCGAATACAAACGACAGCGAGTTGAGAGCAAAAAAGTGAGCGATTCAGTAAACAGTGAAAACTCAGGGTCTGCAGTGGCAGGCGGCAAACGCAACAAAAATCGTGCTGCGAATATGGCTGCCGTACAATTGCTGATGGATGCTTATCCTGAGGTTTTTTCACGCGACAAGGTACGGCCTTTAAAAATTGGTATTCAGGAAGATCTGGTTGCTGATGACAAGGTGTCGCGTACGAAAATCAAGCGCGCGCTTGCTTCTTATGTGCGCTCTCCTCAATATCTGCGCAGCTTTCAGGAAGGTGCTGAACGTATTGGCCTGGATGGCCAGCCTGCCGGCACGGTCACGGCTGAAGAGGCCGGGCATGCCAAGGGTAAGCTTCAGGCCATGCAGGATGCGCGTCGTGAACGTATTAAAGAGCAAGCCCGTGAAGCTAAACAAAAAGAGAAAGAAGAACGCTTGAGCAGTAAGCTGGATCAGTTGCTGACATTGAATAATCGCAATTAA
- a CDS encoding glutaredoxin family protein, giving the protein MCTAEEPLAVCKLELMTTQGCHLCDQAIEVMLQVLDADRFCVDLVDIAFDDRLMGRYATRIPVLVVPASGAELNWPFGAEQLRSFSDQALSARCAPGEH; this is encoded by the coding sequence ATGTGCACTGCGGAAGAACCGCTGGCGGTTTGTAAGTTGGAATTGATGACAACCCAGGGTTGTCATCTCTGTGACCAGGCTATCGAGGTCATGCTGCAGGTATTGGATGCGGATAGGTTTTGCGTGGATTTGGTGGATATCGCATTTGATGATCGGTTAATGGGCCGCTACGCAACCCGCATTCCGGTGTTGGTCGTTCCGGCTTCAGGTGCTGAGCTGAACTGGCCGTTTGGCGCAGAACAGCTGCGTAGCTTTAGCGATCAGGCATTATCAGCGCGATGTGCTCCAGGCGAGCATTGA